One window from the genome of Dyadobacter sp. CECT 9275 encodes:
- a CDS encoding C-terminal binding protein, translating into METSNKKIVITDHGFANINPELSVLQHSGYEIVDAQCKTEQDLLEVTKDAFALIVQWAPITANVIRNLDNCRIIVRYGIGIDNLDLAAAKEKNIPVCNVPDYCIDEVSDHSMALAMALNRQIPATDARVREGIWKIIPPGNVPACKDSLFTTLGFGRIARAVLKRAGAFNFQLAAYDPYVDEAEMLAHGVRKITLEEAIGQSDILSLHLPLNEQTHHIIHRDTMLNMKSSAVLINTSRGGLVNTVELAQALHENQIGGAGIDVFEQEPLPVDHPLLQAPNMIITSHTAWYSKRSIPILQQFAAEEVLRTIKGEPLKNRVA; encoded by the coding sequence ATGGAAACCAGCAATAAAAAAATTGTGATCACCGACCATGGCTTTGCAAATATCAACCCCGAATTGTCTGTCTTACAACATTCAGGTTATGAGATAGTTGACGCTCAATGTAAAACTGAGCAGGACTTGCTCGAGGTTACGAAAGATGCGTTTGCGCTGATCGTACAATGGGCACCGATAACAGCCAACGTGATCCGAAACCTGGATAATTGCCGCATCATCGTCCGTTACGGGATCGGTATTGATAACCTTGACCTTGCCGCTGCCAAAGAAAAAAATATCCCGGTTTGTAACGTTCCTGATTATTGTATTGACGAGGTATCCGATCATTCCATGGCACTGGCCATGGCACTCAACCGGCAGATACCCGCTACAGATGCCCGGGTACGGGAGGGAATCTGGAAAATTATTCCGCCAGGAAACGTACCGGCCTGTAAGGACTCCCTGTTCACAACACTGGGATTTGGAAGAATCGCACGGGCCGTGCTGAAACGGGCAGGTGCTTTCAATTTTCAGCTGGCCGCTTATGATCCTTATGTGGATGAAGCCGAAATGCTGGCGCATGGTGTGCGGAAAATCACTTTGGAGGAGGCGATCGGGCAGTCGGATATACTCTCCCTGCATTTACCGCTGAATGAACAAACGCATCATATCATTCACAGGGATACCATGTTGAATATGAAATCCAGTGCGGTGCTCATCAACACTTCCCGCGGGGGGCTGGTCAACACTGTGGAACTGGCGCAGGCACTTCATGAAAATCAAATTGGCGGGGCAGGGATTGACGTTTTTGAACAGGAGCCGCTTCCGGTGGACCATCCGCTTTTGCAGGCTCCTAATATGATTATTACCTCGCATACCGCCTGGTATAGCAAACGCAGTATTCCCATTCTCCAGCAGTTTGCCGCAGAAGAGGTTCTAAGGACGATCAAAGGAGAACCCCTCAAAAACCGGGTGGCCTGA
- a CDS encoding GRP family sugar transporter, producing the protein MIIIETYTSAVIFCILTMLAWGSWPNTQKLVTKDWRFELFYWDFVFGIAVVAILGALTFGSWGTEGRGFFEDISQADAKNMLLASLGGVVFNIANILFVAAISIAGISVAFPVGAGVGLVLGVMLNYLSQPDGNGTYLFSGVFLIVLAIVLSAMAYRKISQNSGVELKGLLLAVISGVLFGVFYRFIAASMATNFVMPEAGLLGPYSTVVCFAAGILFSNLILNPIIMKKPIQGEPIAFSRYWNTISRNHWMGLLGGGIWGAGLLFSILSSEKAGFAVSFGLSQGNALIAALWGVLVWREFKGAPGVNKILFGMFTCYVLGLILIILSKVY; encoded by the coding sequence ATGATCATTATAGAAACTTATACCTCGGCCGTTATTTTCTGTATCCTTACCATGCTGGCCTGGGGTTCGTGGCCCAATACCCAAAAGCTGGTTACTAAAGACTGGCGTTTCGAGCTATTCTACTGGGATTTTGTTTTCGGGATTGCCGTGGTGGCTATCCTCGGGGCGCTGACCTTCGGCTCATGGGGGACGGAGGGCAGGGGATTTTTCGAGGATATCTCTCAGGCCGATGCAAAAAATATGCTGCTTGCTTCCCTGGGCGGAGTAGTTTTTAATATAGCCAATATACTCTTTGTGGCAGCCATTTCCATTGCCGGAATTTCCGTGGCATTTCCTGTCGGGGCTGGGGTTGGGCTGGTCCTGGGTGTAATGCTCAATTATTTATCCCAACCCGATGGAAACGGCACCTATCTTTTTTCCGGTGTATTTTTAATTGTGCTGGCCATTGTACTATCCGCAATGGCTTACAGAAAGATATCGCAAAATTCAGGCGTTGAACTGAAAGGCTTATTGCTGGCTGTTATTTCAGGAGTACTTTTCGGTGTTTTTTACCGGTTTATAGCCGCCTCCATGGCCACCAATTTCGTCATGCCCGAAGCCGGCCTGCTGGGGCCTTACAGTACCGTGGTATGTTTTGCTGCGGGTATTCTTTTCAGTAACCTGATCCTGAATCCGATCATCATGAAAAAACCTATCCAGGGTGAGCCTATTGCCTTCAGCAGGTATTGGAACACCATTTCCAGAAACCATTGGATGGGCTTGCTGGGCGGCGGAATCTGGGGCGCCGGGTTACTGTTCAGTATTTTGTCGAGTGAAAAAGCAGGATTTGCCGTTTCCTTCGGGCTCAGCCAGGGAAATGCTTTAATAGCTGCCTTGTGGGGCGTGCTGGTATGGAGGGAGTTTAAAGGGGCACCTGGAGTTAACAAAATACTATTCGGGATGTTTACCTGTTATGTTCTGGGGTTGATCCTGATTATTCTCTCCAAAGTGTATTAA
- the msrA gene encoding peptide-methionine (S)-S-oxide reductase MsrA, whose protein sequence is MITEKAILAGGCFWGVEELIRHQPGVISTLVGYTGGDVPNATYRNHGTHAEAIEIVFDPAQLSYRKLLEYFFQIHDPTTRNRQGNDIGTSYRSAIFFIGEDQREVAQALIAEMEASGIWPGKIVTEVVPATDFWNAEAEHQDYLQKHPGGYTCHFERPGWKLN, encoded by the coding sequence ATGATTACTGAAAAAGCCATTTTGGCAGGTGGTTGCTTCTGGGGGGTGGAAGAACTGATCAGACATCAACCGGGTGTAATTTCAACGTTGGTGGGGTATACTGGCGGCGACGTTCCCAATGCCACCTATCGCAATCATGGTACGCATGCAGAAGCCATTGAGATTGTGTTTGACCCGGCACAATTATCTTATCGTAAACTGCTCGAATATTTCTTCCAGATTCACGATCCTACCACACGTAACCGGCAGGGAAATGACATAGGAACGTCATATCGTTCTGCTATTTTTTTTATCGGTGAAGATCAGCGGGAAGTGGCACAGGCACTGATCGCAGAAATGGAAGCTTCTGGTATATGGCCGGGTAAGATCGTAACCGAAGTAGTGCCTGCAACAGACTTTTGGAATGCTGAAGCAGAACACCAGGATTATCTGCAAAAACATCCGGGCGGATATACCTGCCATTTTGAGAGGCCGGGCTGGAAACTGAACTAA